TTTTCAAATTGCGAAATACAGATAGGTCTCCACCTGAACAAAATGCAACTTCCCCCGCACCAGTTATGATCACTGCTTTAGATTCATCTTGCTTCGCTTTTCCTAGCGCCTCTAGCAATTGATCCATCACATCATCATCTATAGCATTTCTAACCTTCTCGCGGTTAATAACAATCCACGTTAACTCTTTTTCTTGGATAAGTGATATTTTTTCCATCGTCAGTCCCCCTTTTCGATACATTATTCGACAAAGGCTATCTGTTTTCCTGTATAAAAATAAGCAAGGAGCCTAGGCTCCTTGCTTATTAAAAGTTATCACGTCAATATTAATTGCTGATTACGTTTTGGCCTTTGTAAGATCCACACTCTTTACATATGCGGTGAGCAAGTTTCAATTCTCCACACTCAGGACACTTAGTCATGCCGGGTACTGCTAACTTGTAGTGAGTACGACGCTTATTTTTGCGAGCTTTAGAAGTTCTTCTAGCAGGTACTGCCATCATTCCCACCTCCTTATAGAATTTAGTTTGTTACTAGTTCATATTTAAACGAAAGCTAGCTTGTATGAAATGAAGGGCCGAACAAGTGTCGGTGCTTCGATTTTCTTAGTTCTTGTCAAAAAACTTAGCAAGATCCGCAAGTCTTGGATCTACGCGCTTTTCTTGATCTTCTTCCGTAATAAAGTCCCATCCTTTTCCAGAAGGCGGCGCCTCAGGGTTTTCTTGATTCTCTGCATAAACTTGCAAAGGAATATCAAGTAAGATGTACTCTTTAACTGCAGGAGTTAAGTCAACAAAATCTCCTTCAATGACTGTTGTCTCTTCAAAATCTTCTTTTGAGAGATGATAGGCATTTTCCGGTCTATACTGCTCAGTTACATATAGATCAAGTGGATATGAAACATCGACTAATGTTCTAGAGCATGCCAGAGTAAGTTCACCCGTAATATGAAGATCAAAAGTGAGCACCTGACCTGAAAACGTTAACTTCCCTTCCACTCGTATCGGTGATACGTGACGAATCTCAGCATTAAGTTCCTTTAAGTCAGATAAATCAATAACTTGATCAAATGTAAAA
Above is a genomic segment from Bacillus sp. FJAT-45037 containing:
- the rpmF gene encoding 50S ribosomal protein L32, with product MAVPARRTSKARKNKRRTHYKLAVPGMTKCPECGELKLAHRICKECGSYKGQNVISN
- a CDS encoding YceD family protein produces the protein MKWTLQQLQIGKHKPFTFDQVIDLSDLKELNAEIRHVSPIRVEGKLTFSGQVLTFDLHITGELTLACSRTLVDVSYPLDLYVTEQYRPENAYHLSKEDFEETTVIEGDFVDLTPAVKEYILLDIPLQVYAENQENPEAPPSGKGWDFITEEDQEKRVDPRLADLAKFFDKN